From a region of the Lactuca sativa cultivar Salinas chromosome 4, Lsat_Salinas_v11, whole genome shotgun sequence genome:
- the LOC111883103 gene encoding pentatricopeptide repeat-containing protein At1g71420 — translation MKFLRCSTCSFSRAFTSSAYAYRNFHENVRFFLTKGRLDEALTLFYTSNITHTQQTYADLFHACARHGNLSQGRALHRHMLDTHNQNTFPNLYVSNHLINMYAKCGSLEYARKLFDEMGERNIVSWTALISGYAQSERLQECCTMFSRMLGDHRPNEFAYASVLSCCDLEVGKQVHAHAMKTCLDAYTYVANALITMYMNNDDKSEAFEALMVFKFLKSRNLVTWNSMIAAFQTRGKLEEALNLFSLMRHDSNIGFDRATLLSIFSSLLIGRRDYGHNMIASCLKYCSQVHCLAIKTWFISEIGVITALAKAYADLGAESFDLSNLYMESEGKRDIVSWTAFITIFAENDPEESLHIFSELCQSGLSPDHHTYSIVLKACANLVTDRHTLSIHSQILKHGFQNDTVLANALIHAYGRSGSLIESKKVFDSTLIKDIISWNTMIKIYGLHGQPKDALKCFSEMNLNLSPDATTFVALLSACNHAGMVEEGSRIFESMLKTYKIVPQLDHYACMVDILGRSGRILDAQKLINKMPMEPDSIIWSSMLGACRKHGEHKLAELAAAKLQELDPKNSLGYVLMSNIHCSIGTFSEALDIRNQMKRWGVKKDPGLSWTEIENRVHEFGSGGIRHPERNSICDDLDELVSELKGLGYVAETNLALHDIEEEDKNRELNYHSEKLAFVYALKHGESKCYGGAIRIVKNIRICVDCHNFMKFASEFVGREIIVRDSNRFHHFKDRVCSCDDYW, via the coding sequence ATGAAGTTTCTCCGATGTTCAACCTGCAGCTTCTCTCGAGCATTCACCTCCTCCGCCTACGCTTACCGCAACTTCCATGAAAATGTCAGGTTTTTCCTAACGAAGGGTCGTCTGGATGAAGCACTGACTCTCTTTTACACTTCAAACATCACTCATACCCAACAAACATACGCCGATCTCTTCCACGCATGTGCCCGCCATGGCAACCTTTCTCAAGGCCGAGCTCTACATCGCCACATGCTTGACACTCACAATCAAAATACCTTCCCTAATCTCTACGTTTCCAATCATCTGATCAATATGTATGCAAAATGCGGCTCTTTGGAATATGCACGTAAGCTGTTCGATGAAATGGGTGAGAGAAATATTGTGTCTTGGACTGCTCTTATTTCAGGTTATGCCCAATCTGAAAGACTCCAGGAGTGTTGTACAATGTTTTCTAGAATGTTAGGGGATCACCGCCCAAATGAATTTGCATATGCAAGCGTGCTAAGTTGTTGTGATCTCGAGGTTGGCAAACAGGTGCATGCACATGCCATGAAAACATGTTTGGATGCTTACACGTATGTGGCAAACGCATTGATAACAATGTACATGAATAATGATGATAAAAGTGAAGCTTTTGAGGCTTTGATGGTTTTCAAGTTTTTGAAGTCTAGGAATCTTGTGACATGGAACTCCATGATTGCAGCTTTTCAGACTAGAGGCAAGTTGGAAGAAGCTTTAAATTTGTTCTCATTGATGCGTCATGATTCCAACATTGGTTTCGATCGTGCAACCCTTCTTAGCATCTTTTCTTCATTACTGATAGGAAGAAGAGACTATGGTCATAACATGATTGCCTCATGTCTCAAGTATTGTTCTCAGGTACACTGCCTTGCCATTAAAACATGGTTTATCTCTGAAATAGGAGTAATAACAGCATTAGCAAAGGCTTATGCAGATCTTGGAGCAGAAAGCTTTGACCTTTCCAATCTTTACATGGAGTCAGAAGGCAAGAGAGATATCGTTTCTTGGACTGCATTCATAACAATCTTTGCAGAAAACGACCCTGAAGAATCCCTTCATATTTTCTCTGAATTGTGTCAATCTGGTTTGAGTCCAGATCATCACACATATTCCATAGTGTTAAAAGCTTGTGCAAACCTAGTCACTGATCGACACACCTTATCTATCCATTCTCAAATACTCAAACATGGTTTCCAAAACGACACTGTGCTTGCAAATGCATTGATTCATGCATATGGAAGATCCGGTTCGCTTATCGAATCCAAAAAAGTTTTCGATTCGACTCTTATTAAAGACATAATCTCTTGGAATACAATGATAAAGATTTACGGATTACATGGTCAACCAAAAGATGCATTGAAATGCTTTTCAGAAATGAATTTGAATTTATCCCCTGATGCCACCACCTTTGTAGCTCTCCTTTCAGCCTGCAACCATGCTGGTATGGTTGAAGAAGGGAGCAGGATTTTTGAAAGCATGCTCAAAACATATAAGATTGTTCCTCAACTCGATCACTATGCTTGTATGGTTGACATTCTTGGAAGATCTGGTCGCATTCTAGATGCTCAAAAGCTTATAAACAAAATGCCAATGGAACCCGATTCTATAATATGGAGTTCTATGCTTGGAGCATGTAGGAAACATGGTGAACACAAGCTTGCAGAGTTAGCAGCTGCAAAACTACAGGAATTGGACCCAAAGAATTCCCTTGGTTATGTATTAATGTCCAACATACATTGCTCAATTGGTACTTTCAGTGAAGCTCTAGATATAAGAAACCAAATGAAAAGATGGGGTGTGAAAAAGGACCCTGGTTTAAGTTGGACTGAAATTGAAAACAGGGTGCATGAGTTTGGTTCAGGTGGGATTCGACACCCAGAAAGAAACTCCATATGTGATGATTTGGATGAGTTAGTGAGTGAACTAAAAGGGTTAGGTTATGTGGCTGAAACTAATTTGGCTTTGCATGATATAGAAGAGGAAGATAAGAATCGAGAGTTGAATTACCATAGTGAGAAGCTTGCTTTTGTTTATGCGTTAAAGCATGGTGAATCTAAGTGTTATGGAGGTGCTATTAGGATTGTTAAGAACATACGTATATGTGTTGATTGCCATAACTTTATGAAATTTGCAAGTGAGTTTGTTGGAAGGGAAATTATAGTGAGAGATTCAAATAGATTTCATCATTTTAAAGACAGAGTGTGTTCATGCGATGACTATTGGTGA
- the LOC111883098 gene encoding protein ANTHESIS POMOTING FACTOR 1 isoform X2 → MRTTSVSELNDGIIRSMSIGALFSDFVGKINALDFHRTADLLVTTGEDDSVRLYDIANGKLLKTTHHKKHGADRICFTHHPSSVICSSTRNLDSESLRYLSMYDNRCLRYFKGHKERVVSLCTSPVDDSFMSGSLDHTVRIWDLRVNACQGILRLRGRPTVAYDQQGLVFAVSMEGGAIKLFDSRSYDKGPFDTFLVGGDMAEIWDIKFSNDGKSMLLTTKSNNIYVLDAYNGEKRCGFSVDASPNTTIESTFTPDGQYVISGSGDGTLNAWSIPTRSKVANWDSQIGVASCLKWAPRRVMFAAASVGVLTFWIPNDTI, encoded by the exons ATGAGGACCACATCGGTGTCGGAGCTCAACGATGGAATCATCCGCAGTATGTCTATTGGGGCACTGTTTTCAGATTTC GTTGGAAAGATAAATGCACTTGATTTTCATCGCACTGCGGATCTTTTGGTAACAACAGGTGAAGATGATTCTGTTCGGCTATATGACATAGCAAATGGCAA GTTACTAAAAACCACACATCATAAGAAACATGGTGCTGATCGTATATGTTTTACACACCACCCTAGTTCTGTCATATGCTCTTCAACACGAAATTTGGATTCAG AGTCCCTGCGTTATctatccatgtatgacaatcgtTGCCTTCGTTACTTCAAGGGCCATAAAGAAAG GGTTGTATCCCTGTGTACATCTCCAGTTGATGACAGTTTCATGTCAGGTTCTCTTGATCACACTGTCAGAATATGGGATCTTCGTGTGAATGCCTGCCAG GGAATTTTACGCCTAAGAGGTAGGCCTACAGTTGCATATGATCAACAAGGCCTTGTTTTTGCAGTATCAATGGAAGGAGGTGCTATCAAATTATTTGACTCACGATCATATGATAAG GGCCCATTTGACACGTTCTTGGTGGGAGGTGACATGGCTGAGATCTGGGATATAAAATTCAGTAATGATGGAAAATCAATGCTTTTGACTACCAAAAGTAACAACATATATGTTCTAGATGCGTATAATGGAGAGAAG AGATGTGGATTTAGTGTGGATGCTTCTCCAAACACAACGATTGAGTCCACATTTACACCTGATGGCCAATATGTGATTTCAG GCTCTGGAGATGGAACATTGAATGCTTGGAGCATTCCCACCAGGAGTAAG GTGGCGAATTGGGACAGCCAGATAGGTGTTGCATCGTGCTTGAAATGGGCACCTCGTAGGGTCATGTTTGCTGCTGCTTCTGTGGGGGTTCTCACTTTCTGGATACCAAACGATACAATTTAG
- the LOC111883098 gene encoding protein ANTHESIS POMOTING FACTOR 1 isoform X1, producing MRTTSVSELNDGIIRSMSIGALFSDFVGKINALDFHRTADLLVTTGEDDSVRLYDIANGKLLKTTHHKKHGADRICFTHHPSSVICSSTRNLDSGAESLRYLSMYDNRCLRYFKGHKERVVSLCTSPVDDSFMSGSLDHTVRIWDLRVNACQGILRLRGRPTVAYDQQGLVFAVSMEGGAIKLFDSRSYDKGPFDTFLVGGDMAEIWDIKFSNDGKSMLLTTKSNNIYVLDAYNGEKRCGFSVDASPNTTIESTFTPDGQYVISGSGDGTLNAWSIPTRSKVANWDSQIGVASCLKWAPRRVMFAAASVGVLTFWIPNDTI from the exons ATGAGGACCACATCGGTGTCGGAGCTCAACGATGGAATCATCCGCAGTATGTCTATTGGGGCACTGTTTTCAGATTTC GTTGGAAAGATAAATGCACTTGATTTTCATCGCACTGCGGATCTTTTGGTAACAACAGGTGAAGATGATTCTGTTCGGCTATATGACATAGCAAATGGCAA GTTACTAAAAACCACACATCATAAGAAACATGGTGCTGATCGTATATGTTTTACACACCACCCTAGTTCTGTCATATGCTCTTCAACACGAAATTTGGATTCAGGTGCAG AGTCCCTGCGTTATctatccatgtatgacaatcgtTGCCTTCGTTACTTCAAGGGCCATAAAGAAAG GGTTGTATCCCTGTGTACATCTCCAGTTGATGACAGTTTCATGTCAGGTTCTCTTGATCACACTGTCAGAATATGGGATCTTCGTGTGAATGCCTGCCAG GGAATTTTACGCCTAAGAGGTAGGCCTACAGTTGCATATGATCAACAAGGCCTTGTTTTTGCAGTATCAATGGAAGGAGGTGCTATCAAATTATTTGACTCACGATCATATGATAAG GGCCCATTTGACACGTTCTTGGTGGGAGGTGACATGGCTGAGATCTGGGATATAAAATTCAGTAATGATGGAAAATCAATGCTTTTGACTACCAAAAGTAACAACATATATGTTCTAGATGCGTATAATGGAGAGAAG AGATGTGGATTTAGTGTGGATGCTTCTCCAAACACAACGATTGAGTCCACATTTACACCTGATGGCCAATATGTGATTTCAG GCTCTGGAGATGGAACATTGAATGCTTGGAGCATTCCCACCAGGAGTAAG GTGGCGAATTGGGACAGCCAGATAGGTGTTGCATCGTGCTTGAAATGGGCACCTCGTAGGGTCATGTTTGCTGCTGCTTCTGTGGGGGTTCTCACTTTCTGGATACCAAACGATACAATTTAG
- the LOC122197574 gene encoding uncharacterized protein LOC122197574 codes for MDGATKVRRSASQVDVVDGNNREGVDGALVDGNSRYDYGSTLEYDTVDGEYGGWVISCLTVADEIVGSLRTGNIGPFHVG; via the coding sequence ATGGACGGAGCAACGAAGGTTCGGCGTTCGGCTTCGCAAGTCGATGTGGTCGATGGGAACAACAGAGAAGGTGTGGATGGCGCTCTGGTCGATGGGAACAGTAGGTACGACTATGGCAGTACCTTGGAGTATGACACTGTGGATGGCGAATATGGTGGTTGGGTTATATCGTGCTTGACTGTAGCTGATGAGATCGTTGGATCACTTCGTACTGGCAATATCGGTCCATTTCATGTTGGTTAG